One window of Vibrio sinaloensis genomic DNA carries:
- a CDS encoding PilT/PilU family type 4a pilus ATPase encodes MDSDRYLQQMIEQKSSDLYITVGAPILYRVDGELKAQGETLSHAMVTSLIEGMMDTERQHEFHRSKEANFAIVRHFGRFRVSAFYQREQPGAVIRRIETSIPSFEQLKLPEVLKQIALAKRGLVLVVGATGSGKSTTMAAMTGYRNQNSSGHILTVEDPIEFVHEHQGCIVTQREVGLDTESYEVALKNSLRQAPDMILIGEIRSRETMEYAMTFAETGHLCMATLHANNANQALERILHLVPKEQKEQFLFDLSMNLRGIIAQQLVRDKHGQGRHGAFEVLLNSPRVSDLIRRGDLHELKTTMAKSNQAGMQTFDQALYQLVIEDKISEEDALHSADSANDLRILLKSHSGARTSLSSLADVKIDMD; translated from the coding sequence GAAGAGTTCGGATCTGTATATCACGGTAGGCGCACCGATTTTATATCGCGTTGACGGGGAGCTGAAAGCGCAGGGCGAGACGCTCTCTCATGCGATGGTTACCTCTTTAATCGAAGGCATGATGGACACTGAGCGCCAACATGAGTTTCATCGCAGCAAAGAGGCGAATTTTGCCATTGTTCGCCACTTTGGCCGTTTTCGGGTGTCGGCTTTTTATCAGCGCGAGCAGCCTGGTGCGGTGATTCGTCGTATCGAAACCAGTATTCCTAGTTTTGAGCAGCTTAAACTGCCGGAAGTGTTAAAACAGATCGCCTTGGCTAAACGTGGTTTGGTGCTGGTGGTTGGAGCAACAGGATCAGGAAAATCGACCACCATGGCCGCGATGACCGGCTATCGTAATCAAAACAGCAGCGGTCATATCCTGACCGTAGAAGACCCGATTGAGTTTGTTCATGAGCATCAAGGCTGCATAGTGACTCAGCGCGAAGTGGGATTGGACACAGAAAGCTACGAAGTGGCGTTGAAAAACTCGCTACGCCAAGCTCCGGATATGATTTTGATCGGTGAAATCCGCTCGCGAGAAACCATGGAGTACGCGATGACCTTCGCCGAAACCGGCCATCTATGCATGGCGACACTGCATGCAAACAATGCCAACCAAGCATTAGAGCGTATCTTGCACTTGGTGCCCAAAGAGCAAAAAGAACAGTTCTTGTTTGATTTGTCGATGAACCTCAGAGGTATCATCGCCCAGCAGTTAGTGCGCGATAAACATGGTCAGGGGCGTCATGGTGCGTTCGAGGTGCTTTTGAATAGTCCGCGCGTGTCTGATTTGATTCGCCGCGGGGATTTACATGAGCTGAAAACCACGATGGCGAAGTCAAATCAGGCGGGGATGCAGACTTTTGATCAAGCCCTTTATCAGTTGGTGATTGAAGACAAAATCAGCGAAGAAGATGCGTTGCATAGCGCCGATTCGGCCAACGATCTGCGGATACTGCTCAAATCGCACTCAGGCGCTCGAACCAGCCTAAGCAGTCTCGCAGATGTGAAGATTGATATGGATTAG